ACGCCTCCCCAGAAATGACCCTGCGCTACGCCAGGATTCTCGACACAACCATGCGGAAGTCCTGGGAAGAGGCCACTAAAAACGGCCTTTTCCGGATTGACCCTACAGGGAAGCCGGTAAAAATTGACCCTTCCGACGTTGAGAACGAGGGCCTGATCGAGTGGGAGTATATTCGTTACAACCTAGACGCCGTGAGGACGCCTTTGGGTTATTGCCTCAAGCCCCACAAGGTGGAGTGTAAGCATCAGCTGAACCCTTGCCTAACCTGCCGCAATTTGTGCATCACCCCTGATTTTATTCCGCAGTTCGAGGCGGAAATCAGGGAGGTAAAGGCTGTCATCGAGCGCGGCAAGGCCCAGGGCCGGACCATCTGGGTGGAGAAAAACGAGGTCATTCTGGGACGTTACGAAGCGATTCTGACTGTTCTAAAGGAAGGCCATACCCACCACCTGGCAGGAAAAAAAGGGCGGGAGTACGTGGGGGAGGAACGTTTAAATGTCCGGCAAACACCAGCGTAACACGGAAGGAATGAAAAAACACGCCCGGCGCAAGAGCGAGGAAACCGTGAAAAAGGTTGACGAGGCCATCCAAAGGCTGATTAAAGCCGGGGAGAAAATCAACTTCAACAGTGTGTCCCTGGAGGCCAGGGTGAGCAAGTCCTATCTTTACACCCACCAGGAGATCAAGGAACGCATCGAGAACCTCCGCAAGCAGCAGGAGGCCGTGCCTTCTCCGAAGCATATTAAACGGGAAATGACCGATGCCAGCAAGGACATCATCATTGCCGCGAAGAACAAGCGCATCAAGGAACTGGAGGCCGAAAACAAGCGGTTGAAAGAGGAGCTGAAAATACTGCAAGGAAAACTTTACGAATCGCTGGAGTAGGATTGATTTTGTGAGTTTTATCATCCTCAAAATATGGCCATGCTTGTTATCGTCGCCGCCGGACCTGTGGATATGTGGGCAACTCGAAGTGTTGTCCAAGCGAGTGTGGACCCTGTGGACAGGCGGAAAGCAAACCACAAGTTGCCTGGAAATTCATGGTTCGGGCAGATAACCTTTTGTCTGGGAGGATTCTCCCTTTTGCCTGTCCACAAGTCCACACGAGCGGCATATCCACAGGCTTAAAGCATGATTTGGAGGTTCTTCACGAGAATCTTTGCCGTTAGGTTTGTTTTGGGGAAATTCCTTGTCTCCTAATGCAAAAATATACGTTGTGAATATATACAGAACGTGAATGCCTTGTGTTAGCAAGGTTTTTTCTTTCTTGGTCTATATAACGCAAACCCGGCCGGCTTTTTTTAAAACATTTTTTGCCACGAGTTAACTAATTGATCCGCTTTCACTCGCCGGATTCGAGAACGTAAAAAGTTTTGTGTAAATGGTTATAACTAACAATAAAAGGAGCTGACCATTTATGCAAAACACTATGGACAAAACCATCAAAGAATTAGCCAGAGAATGTGAAACCGTAGAAGATGTACACAACATGCTTAAGAACCTCTTTAAAGACACTTTGCAGCAAATATTTGAGGCCGAGATGGATGAACACTTAGGGTATAAAAAGCATAGCCCGGAGGGTAATAATACAGGTAACAGCCGCAATGGTTACAGCAAGAAAACCATCCAGACCAAGCTGGGCAAAACCGAAATAGAAATACCCCGTGATCGCAATGGAGAATTTGAACCCAGGATTATCAAAAAGTACCAGACAACCTCAAATGACCTGGAAGACCAGATTATCGCCATGTACGCCAAGGGTATGACCACCCGGGATATTGAGGATCATATGCGGGATATCTATGGTATCGACGTATCCCCGGTAATGGTCAGCAAGGTGACGGACAAAATAATGCCTATGATCGCCGAGTGGCAGTCAAGACCCTTAGAACGCGTATACCCTATCATTTACCTGGATGCCATTTTCTTTAAAGTGCGCAAGGACAACCGTATCATAAACAAGGCTGCCTACAGCGTACTGGGCATCAACATGGCCGGCCAGAAGGACATACTGGGCATCTGGATTGGGGAAAATGAAAGTGCCAGCTTCTGGCTTGGAGTGTGCAACGACCTGAAAAACAGAGGCGTGCAGGACATCCTGATTGCCTGTAAAGACGGGCTTTCCGGGTTTTCCGAGGCTATCAATACCGTGTTTCCCCGGACAGAAATCCAGCTATGCATAATACATCAAATCCGTAATTCCCTGAAATACGTGCCTTGGAAGGAACAAAAGGAATTAATGGCCGACCTCAAGAAAGTATACCAGGCCCTTACCATGGAGGAAGCGGAACTCGCCTTTAAAATGTTCAAGGAGAAGTGGGGTAAAAAACACCCGGTTATTATCCGCTCCTGGGAGAAAAACTGGCTGGAACTGACGGCTTACTTCAAGTACCCATACGAGATTCGCAAACTCATTTACACTACCAATATCATCGAAGGATACCACCGGCAGCTACGCAAGGTAACCAAGACAAAAACCGCGTATCCGACGGATGACGCCTTAAAAAAGATTATCTACCTGGCTACTGTTGAGGCATCCAAAAAGTGGACTGTACCGATCAGGGAGTGGAAAAGTTGTATCTCACAGTTTGCCATCCACTTCAGCGATAGGCTGGAACCGGAACTGATGGTTGGATAATGAGTTTACCGCTTTTGTTCTCCCAAGGATAGCAGGAAAATGATAGCAGGGCAGCCTCTAGGCCACCCCTGCTGTCCTCGGCAGAACCCTGCCAGGCGCTCGGGTTGCTCTCCAGCAGTGCCCTACCCTCCTGGCAGGTAAGAGCCATTTATAGCTTAACCAATTTTTTCTGGGAATACCCATTTACACAAAATAATTTACACTCCCCCGGATTCCCCCCAGATGCTCAGCTTGACCCTTTCATCGATCAGCCCGCTTTTATATGCATAATCGTAAAATGTGAGCAAAGCCTTCCGGCAGTCTTCGTCAAACTCAAGCCTTATTGTTTTAAAGTAGTCCTCAATTACCTGCAGCGGCAGGCTGAGCTTCTTCTGCGCCTTGGAAACCAGGGCATGAATCTGGCCAAGCCCAATTTCTTTTGACTCCAAAAGAATTTTATTAAGGAGATTTATTTCCTCTCTATTTGTCCTGGCATATGATTTACTCACAACCCATAAGGCATAAACCATTTTCCCGCCAGTAAACAGCTTCCATGCCTCGCCGAGGTCTGTAATGTAATAAGACAGGCCCTGCTCTTTTACCCTCTGGTAGGCCAGCATCGCATCGTTACCCACCAGAAGCGCACCGTCGGCCTTTTGCATCATAATGTCGAGATTGGGCGGGGCGGTGATAAACTGTACTTCAACATGGTAATAGTGATCGAAAAGAACCTTCAACAGCGCTGCGGAAGTATCTGACGACTCGGTAAGGCACACCCTTTTCCCTTCCAGTTCGGTCACCGGAATCTTGCTGAAAAAAAGGATGCTGGCCACCCTCCCGTCGGCGCTGACAGACAGGCCGGGCAGGATAAAACAGTTGTCAGCATTGCGGGGATATTCTATTGAGGAGATAAGGGTAGCTGCAAGCGCTCCGCTAAAGAAAAGGTTGCTCAGGCGGCTCGGCGTTCCCTTGACCAGTTCGATATCCATGGGCAAAAGCCCTTCTTCCAGGGCATGGTAGACTGGTAGGCAGTTTATCTGGTCTACCTGCCCGAGGCGCGGTCTGGACACTAGAAACCCTCCTCAGCAAAACTGCGGCGAGAACTTTACCGTATTTCGCCCCGGCAGTTCATCATGTCTGTCAGTCCACGTTCAGTTAAACAAATGCAGCGGGTAGATGATATCCATGAATGTAAATAATAACATAATCACGCTTAAAGTACCGTTCAAGTTAAAAAATGCAACGCCGGCACGAGACAGGTCATCCGGGCGGACCAAAGTATGCTGGTAAAACAATATGGCTACAGACACAAGCACCCCGGCCAGGTAAAGGATGCCGAGATTTAAAATCACGCCGGTGAAAATAAAAAGGAGAGGCGCCACAACATGAAATGCCGAAGAAATATAAAGCGCTTTTCTTATTCCAAATCTGGCCGGAATGGAGTAAAGCCCCTCTTTCCGGTCGAATTCAAAGTCTTCGCAGGCATAAATAATATCAAACCCGGCAACCCAGAAAAGAACCCCCGCCGCAAGCAGTACAGGCGCCAGATCAAAGCGCCCGGATATACCGATCCAGCTTCCCAGGGGCGCAAGACCCAGGGCTGCCCCCAGAAACATGTGACATGCCCAGGAAAACCGTTTTGTATAAGAATAAACCAAAAGTACCAGTGCCGCTACAGGAAATAAACGGAATGCAAGCGGGCTGAGCTGGTATGAAGAATAAAGCAAAAGCAAGAATGAAAGGAACACATACAGCCAGACCTCGGTAACACTCAAAAGCCCCATGGGCAGTGCCCTCCTTGCCGTCCGGGGATTTTTGGCGTCAATGTGACGGTCGATGATCCTGTTAAGTGACATTGCAGCAGTGCGGGCTCCCACCATGGCCATGGTAATCCAGAGCAGGTCATGCGCGGAAGGAATTTTCTTTTCAGTAAGCAGGGCACCCACATAGGCAAAAGGCAGGGCAAATATGGTATGCTCGAATTTGATCATCTCAAGGAATATTCTAACTTTTTTAAATACCATACTTCTCCCACTTTCTGTCAACCTCTTTTTTAACGTCCTCACTCATAATTATATCCCTGGGCCATTCCCGCAAGTGCCCCTCCGAAGGCCACTTTCTGGTAGCGTCAATACCCATCTTTGTACCTAGGTGGGGAAGGGGAGACGAATGGTCCAGTGCGTCCACGGGTCCTTCCACCATCATCACGTCACGCCCTGCATCAATATTATTAAAAACGCGCCACATTACCTCCGAAATGTTCTGCACGTTTACGTCTTCATCGACAACGATAATTAGCTTTGCCAGCATCATTAAGCCCATGCCCCACAAAGCAGACATAACTTTCTTGGCCTGACCCGGATAGCGCTTCTTAATCGAAACAATCACACAGTTATGGAAAACACCCTCCGGGGGCATGTTCATATCCTTCACTTCAGGCAACTGAAGCCTGATTAAAGGCAGAAATATGCGCTCGACAGCCTTTCCGATAAAAGCATCCTCCATAGGCGGCCGGCCGACTATAGTTGCCGGGTAAACAGGGTTCTTCCGGTGTGTAATGCAGGTCAGATGAAAAACGGGATAATAATCGGCAAGCGAATAATAACCGGTGTGGTCGCCAAATGGCCCTTCCAACCTTGTTTCCCAGGGATCGACATATCCTTCCAGAATTATTTCCGCCTTTGCCGGCACATCAACATCCACAGTTTCGCATCTTACCAACTCCACCGGCTCTTTGCGCAGAAATCCTGCAAAAATCATTTCGTCTATTCCTGCCGGAAGCGGCGCAGCAGCCGAAAAAATAACCGCCGGGTCGGCACCCAGGGCAACGGCTACCGGCATCCTGTTCCCCCTGCTTTTGCACTTATTAAAATGCTCCGCCCCATCCTTATGGATATGCCAGTGCATGCCGGTGGTGCGCTCGTCGTAAACCTGCATCCGGTACATGCCCACATTGCGCCGCCCCGTTTCAGGATCCTTTGTAAATACCAGGGGCAGGGTGATGAAAGGCCCCCCGTCTTCCGGCCAGCACTTTAATACAGGCAACATGGCAAGCGAAGGGTTGTCCTTAATTATAACTTCCTTGCAAGGACCGCTTTTGACGGTCTTCGGTAGAAAAGATGAAAGCTGTGCCAGCCTGGGCAACGCTTTCAGTTTGTCGATAAGCGACGACAGGTCAGGAGGCTGAAGAATTTCCAGAAGTGCCTCCCCAACCTGGTCCAGGTTGTCAACATTCAAGGCCAGCTTCATTCTCTCAAGGGTTCCAAAAAGGTTTGTAACAACCGGT
The window above is part of the Pelotomaculum thermopropionicum SI genome. Proteins encoded here:
- a CDS encoding transposase and inactivated derivatives — translated: MQNTMDKTIKELARECETVEDVHNMLKNLFKDTLQQIFEAEMDEHLGYKKHSPEGNNTGNSRNGYSKKTIQTKLGKTEIEIPRDRNGEFEPRIIKKYQTTSNDLEDQIIAMYAKGMTTRDIEDHMRDIYGIDVSPVMVSKVTDKIMPMIAEWQSRPLERVYPIIYLDAIFFKVRKDNRIINKAAYSVLGINMAGQKDILGIWIGENESASFWLGVCNDLKNRGVQDILIACKDGLSGFSEAINTVFPRTEIQLCIIHQIRNSLKYVPWKEQKELMADLKKVYQALTMEEAELAFKMFKEKWGKKHPVIIRSWEKNWLELTAYFKYPYEIRKLIYTTNIIEGYHRQLRKVTKTKTAYPTDDALKKIIYLATVEASKKWTVPIREWKSCISQFAIHFSDRLEPELMVG
- the UbiD gene encoding 3-polyprenyl-4-hydroxybenzoate decarboxylase and related decarboxylases — its product is MRAFMAELEKRGLLKRIKVEVDANLEITEISDRVVKSGGPALLFENVKGYQIPVVTNLFGTLERMKLALNVDNLDQVGEALLEILQPPDLSSLIDKLKALPRLAQLSSFLPKTVKSGPCKEVIIKDNPSLAMLPVLKCWPEDGGPFITLPLVFTKDPETGRRNVGMYRMQVYDERTTGMHWHIHKDGAEHFNKCKSRGNRMPVAVALGADPAVIFSAAAPLPAGIDEMIFAGFLRKEPVELVRCETVDVDVPAKAEIILEGYVDPWETRLEGPFGDHTGYYSLADYYPVFHLTCITHRKNPVYPATIVGRPPMEDAFIGKAVERIFLPLIRLQLPEVKDMNMPPEGVFHNCVIVSIKKRYPGQAKKVMSALWGMGLMMLAKLIIVVDEDVNVQNISEVMWRVFNNIDAGRDVMMVEGPVDALDHSSPLPHLGTKMGIDATRKWPSEGHLREWPRDIIMSEDVKKEVDRKWEKYGI
- a CDS encoding Uncharacterized protein (containing TOPRIM domain, potential nuclease), whose amino-acid sequence is MSGKHQRNTEGMKKHARRKSEETVKKVDEAIQRLIKAGEKINFNSVSLEARVSKSYLYTHQEIKERIENLRKQQEAVPSPKHIKREMTDASKDIIIAAKNKRIKELEAENKRLKEELKILQGKLYESLE
- the UbiA gene encoding 4-hydroxybenzoate polyprenyltransferase and related prenyltransferases, giving the protein MVFKKVRIFLEMIKFEHTIFALPFAYVGALLTEKKIPSAHDLLWITMAMVGARTAAMSLNRIIDRHIDAKNPRTARRALPMGLLSVTEVWLYVFLSFLLLLYSSYQLSPLAFRLFPVAALVLLVYSYTKRFSWACHMFLGAALGLAPLGSWIGISGRFDLAPVLLAAGVLFWVAGFDIIYACEDFEFDRKEGLYSIPARFGIRKALYISSAFHVVAPLLFIFTGVILNLGILYLAGVLVSVAILFYQHTLVRPDDLSRAGVAFFNLNGTLSVIMLLFTFMDIIYPLHLFN
- a CDS encoding predicted periplasmic solute-binding protein, whose amino-acid sequence is MSRPRLGQVDQINCLPVYHALEEGLLPMDIELVKGTPSRLSNLFFSGALAATLISSIEYPRNADNCFILPGLSVSADGRVASILFFSKIPVTELEGKRVCLTESSDTSAALLKVLFDHYYHVEVQFITAPPNLDIMMQKADGALLVGNDAMLAYQRVKEQGLSYYITDLGEAWKLFTGGKMVYALWVVSKSYARTNREEINLLNKILLESKEIGLGQIHALVSKAQKKLSLPLQVIEDYFKTIRLEFDEDCRKALLTFYDYAYKSGLIDERVKLSIWGESGGV